The genomic stretch CATGCCCTCATGCGAGGTACCCACATGAAGATCTTTCAGAGATGAAGGCAATGGTGGTCTTGTAAAATCGTTTGAAAATAATCTTGATAGGCTAATTGTTGTTTACATCCAGAATTCTCTCTTTGTCCACCGTTCTTCATCTTAGAATGGGTGTTAAAAATACAATCTAATAATAGACTACAATTTTATTCACACCAAGTATTGAGAAAAGAAGAAACAAATTGAGAGACAAattattaaagtattgttagtgaaaaatgaggTTCGTGTCGTTAGAGAGAGAGTTTCTAAAAGACCAAATGACATTAATTTTTATGGATAaccaaaactaaaaaaaatattggttGTGTATCGGGCtgggaaaaaataccgaaataccaaAATATCGGTCTTATCATAatgataatttaaaaaaaaattaattaaaatctgaaAATATTACACCCACTCACAGGTGTCACATGCCAATCCCAGCGTGCGCTGGCTCACTAGCCTCCCCTCCCTCTCGAGCTGCCTTCCGCGACGGGGCCATCTGCGACAGCTGCCCAAAGCTGGCTCGTCCCGCCTTTACTGGCTAATGGTTAATAtgttgcggatgccctaatgGCTAATAGTTTCATTTTTTGATCAGTACGTAGAATTTTTAATCAAAGCCTTTAAATTAAAGGTATGTCGacttatatatttattcaatttttaagcCCAATGATTTTGGGCCTCTAAAAAGGCCCAAGTATTTTCCTCAACAAAACAATTCGACAAATAGCTGCACATGTCACTGACGGCGCACGAAAGCTTTCCTCCGCCATGGATCCTCCTGAGTCTGAATCACCACCGGCGACCTCTTCTCCGATCACCTCCATCTCCGCCTCCGCGGTCGAAGATCCTCTCTCGAGTCCGTACGCCTCTCTGAACTCTCACTGCCACGATCTCTCCACGCTGCAGGACCTCGCCTGCCGCGGCGCGTGGCGAACGATCCTAGACAAGGTGGCACGCTCGCGCTCGCTATCCCTCCTTTCTCGGCCGCACGAGCATCTAATTTACCTCACTTTCAACGTCCTCGCCCTGGTCAAGCTCCGTCGCTTCGCCGACGCGCAGCAGGAGTTCGAAACCCTAGATGACGATCTCGGATCGAAGCAATACCAATTCGAGTCGTTTCCGGATCAGTACCCGAACAACAAGTCCGGATCTATGGTCCCGTTCGCGCTTCGTTGGCTGCACGCGCACTTGCCGTTTACGCTAGGTGATCGCCAATTATCTCTCGATCGCCTTTACGTTCTCCTGCATTTCATTAGCGACACGAAATTGTCGCGCAATCGCGATTCGGTTACTGAAATCTCGATCGATCTGTGGAAGAAGCGTCAGACATTTGTGATTAATTCGATTGTGAGTCATCATTTGACTCTGAAGGAATTTAAGGTGTGTCTCTATTTGTTGAAATCGGAGACTAGTAAACTTGAGGATCCGTTTATGGTGTCGAAATTAGGTTACGTTCAGATGCAATACGGAGATCTGGAAGGGGCTAAACGGAGCTTTGAATTGGTTGAGAAAATGGTGGAGAAGAGTGAGGGTGGGGATgcgaatttgaatttgaatttgaatttgaagaatttGGTAGGTAGGAATAAGGCATTGACATATTTGGTTGGGAAGGATTATGTATCTGCTGTGAGGGAGTATGAAGAGTGTATGGAGAGGGATGCATCCGATTTTGTAGCGATCAACAACAAAGCTCTTTGTTTGATGTATTTGAGGGATTTGTCGGACTCGATTAAGGTGCTGGAGAGCGCGCTGGAGAGGGTTCCGACTGTGGCATTGAATGAGACGCTTGTTGTGAATTTGTGTAGTATGTATGAGCTGGCTTATGTGAATCATGCCGATATAAAGAAGACACTTAGTACTTGGATTGCGAGAGTGGCTCCTGATGACTTCGATACTTCGTGTACCAGGATTTGAGGTACCAAATGTTTTGAAATGTAATCGATTTCTGCATTCAATATCTGTAGCTGTTCTTTTTGTTGTGATGAATGAATTATTGTTGCTCACATTAACAGTCTTTGTTTATGATGaatatgattatgattatgatgATTGTTCTGCAGCGGATTTTCGTCACAGGTCTGCTTAGTTGTAAAATTAGTTCAAAATTATTATGAAATGTGGTCAGCATGTATGATTATAATTAATCTGGAAATTCTTGTGGAACACAAATTTCAAGTGATTGTCGTATTCAGATGCTAAAGCTAGTTAATTCAGTCAC from Salvia splendens isolate huo1 chromosome 15, SspV2, whole genome shotgun sequence encodes the following:
- the LOC121769237 gene encoding trafficking protein particle complex subunit 12-like codes for the protein MDPPESESPPATSSPITSISASAVEDPLSSPYASLNSHCHDLSTLQDLACRGAWRTILDKVARSRSLSLLSRPHEHLIYLTFNVLALVKLRRFADAQQEFETLDDDLGSKQYQFESFPDQYPNNKSGSMVPFALRWLHAHLPFTLGDRQLSLDRLYVLLHFISDTKLSRNRDSVTEISIDLWKKRQTFVINSIVSHHLTLKEFKVCLYLLKSETSKLEDPFMVSKLGYVQMQYGDLEGAKRSFELVEKMVEKSEGGDANLNLNLNLKNLVGRNKALTYLVGKDYVSAVREYEECMERDASDFVAINNKALCLMYLRDLSDSIKVLESALERVPTVALNETLVVNLCSMYELAYVNHADIKKTLSTWIARVAPDDFDTSCTRI